The DNA segment TCAAATCACTTGTGTGTATGGTGCAAGATATGAGCCTAGTTACTAGATAACCAGAGATTCTGAGAAATAGTTATGATAGGAAAGTAAATAAAACTTCAAAAATATTTATCAAATGCTGATTGACTTCCCTGGCTTGACCAAAGTGAAAGACTCAGTGAAAGAAAAGATTTTCTTCGGTCATGAACCCAGCGCCGAGTTAATTGCTATTCTTACCGTTTACTTTGTCCAAGGAATTTTAGGGTTGGCGCGTCTAGCTGTCAGCTTTTTTCTCAAAGATGAATTACTACTAAGTCCGGCGCAAGTATCCGCACTATTGGGAATTGTCGCCTTACCTTGGATTATCAAACCAGTGTTTGGCTTTATTTCCGATGGCTTACCTATCTTTGGCTACCGTCGCCGACCATATTTAATCCTCTCTGGGTTATTAGGAGCGATTTCTTGGGTATGTTTAGCCACAATAGTTCATAGTAGCTGGGCAGCTACATTAGCGATCGCCCTTGGTTCTCTTTCCGTCGCAGTCAGTGATGTCATAGTGGACTCATTAGTTGTGGAAAGAGCCAGAGCAGAATCCCAAGCAGCAGCCGGTTCACTACAATCTTTATGTTGGGGTGCTTCCGCATTAGGAGGTTTACTCACCGCTTACTTTAGCGGAATGCTGCTAGAACATTTCACCACCCGTACAGTATTTTGGATTACCGCCTCATTTCCCCTCATCGTTTCCGCAGTAGCTTGGTTAATCGCTGAAACCCCAATTAGAAAAAATACCCAAGAAAATCACAGCAATAATCCTCTTAGCACCAAACATCAACTCAAACAACTCCGCCAAGCAGTCACCCAAAAAGCAATTTGGCTACCCACAGCCTTTGTATTCGTCTGGTTAGCCACCCCCACAGCTGATGCAGCCTTCTTCTTCTTCAGCACCAACGAACTACATTTTCAACCAGAATTTTTAGGACGGGTAAGACTGGTAACAAGTGGTGCATCCTTAATCGGGATTTGGATTTTTCAACGCTTCCTCAAAGGTGTTTCATTCCGCACTATTTTTGCATGGAGTACAGTATTTTCCTCCGTTTTGGGAATGACAATGCTGTTGCTGGTGACTCATACTAACCGAGCTTTAGGTATAGACGACCACTGGTTTAGTTTAGGTGATAGTCTCATCCTCACCGTCATGGGACAAATCGCCTATATGCCAGTATTAGTATTAGCAGCGAGATTATGTCCCCCAGGAGTAGAAGCCACATTATTTGCTGTACTCATGTCAGTTTCCAACTTAGCAAATATGGTTTCCTATGAATTTGGAGCCATCATCATGCACTGGCTAGGTATCACCGAAACGAACTTTGAACTACTGTGGCTATTAGTAATTATCACAAACCTCAGTACACTATTACCATTACCCTTCATTCGTTGGTTACCTGCTAACGACCCGCAAGCCGATTTACCATCATTACAACCAGCTGCGGTAACTAATGAAGAAGAACCATTGTTACCCAACTTAGTACCCTAATTGATAAGCACCTTAATTGTCCTTCTTACCTTTGCGTCTTTGCGCCTTTGCGCGAACCTAATCCATATTTTCCATCAAATTTAAAAACAGATGCAAACCTTAAAAACGGAAGAAAATTTAAGTCCCAAAAAATCCTATACTCGTGAAGATTGGCAAGGAGGATATAAATCCCTAACCCAAGAATATGATTATTGGATTGATGATGTAGAAGGACAAATTCCCCCAGAATTACACGGGACATTATTTAGAAATGGTCCCGGTTTACTTGATATAAATGGACAATCGATTCATCATCCCTTCGATGGCGATGGAATGATTAGCCGCATCAGCTTTGCGAATGGTCGCGCCCATTTCCGTAACCGCTTTGTCCGCACAGAAGGCTATTTAGCAGAACAAGAAGCCAGAAAAATCCTGTATAGAGGTGTCTTTGGTACGCAAAAACCCGGCGGTTGGTTAGCGAATATTTTCAACTTCAAAATTAAAAATATTGCCAATACTAACGTTATTTATTGGGGTGGTAAACTTTTAGCACTCTGGGAAGCAGCAGAACCCCATCAACTTGACCCCAATACATTAGAAACTTTAGGTAAAGAATATTTCGATGGTGTACTCTCAACAGGTGAAGCTTTCAGCGCCCATCCCCGCTTTGACCCTAGTTGTAACCAAGATGGTGGCGCACCTTGTCTAGTAAACTTCTCGATTAAACCGGGACTCTCCACCACAATTACGATATTTGAACTCAACCCAGAGGGGAAAGTTGTGAGAAAACACGCTCATAGTGTTCCGGGTTTCTGTTTCATTCACGATTTTGTCATTACTCCCAATTATTGTATCCTCTTTCAAAATCCCGTCACCTTTAACCCCATACCTTTAGCCTTGGGAATACGTGCTGCTGGAGAATGTATTAAATTTCAGCCCAATCAACCCACTCAAATTATAGTGATTCCGCGTCACACTCAAACAGGGGTAAAAATTCTCGAAACTCAGGCTGGCTTTGTGTTCCACCACGCAAATGCTTTTGAAATTGATGATGAAATTGTTATCGACTCAATTTGTTACGAAACACTCCCAGAAGTAGAACCAGAAAGTGACTTTCGCCAAGTGAATTTTGAAGCAATTTCACCCGGTCAACTGTGGCGCTTTCATGTTAATCTCGAAAGTGGGAAAGTTTGCCAAAAAATAATCGAAAGTCGCTGTTGTGAGTTTCCCAGTATAAATCCTGAACTTGTTGGACGAAATTACAAATATTTATACATTAGTGCGGCTCATGAGCAAACTGGTAACGCTCCCTTACAAGCATTACTAAAAATCGATTTAAAGTCTGGCGAAAGACAACTTTGGAGTGCTGCGCCCCGTGGTTTCATGGGTGAGCCGATATTTGTCCCCCGCCCAGATGCAGAAAAAGAAGATGATGGCTGGGTGTTGGCTTTGGTTTATAATGCTGCACATCATCGCTCAGACTTAGTAATATTGGATGCTCGCGATTTTAATCAAGGTGCAATTGCCAGACTACATCTCAAACATCATATTCCCTATGGTCTGCATGGCAACTTCACTACTGGCGTTGCGGATTGAAACTAATTCATATTTTCACGCAGAGGCGCACCAGGCGCAAAGAAGAGGAGAAAAATCGCTATGTTACTGATTTCTCTGTGTCTCTGCGGTTAGTTTATTCATAGAAAATCCACAACACTCTTTAACAAAAAAATGTAACAGAAACTACAAAATAACTATTTTTTCTTCCAGTCTAGGATAAGATAGGCAGATATATATCCGGTACGCGAAGATACCGCGACTAGGAGAAGACTTTATGGTTTTAACATCTCCCTTATCCTTGGAAGCTGCTACTCCAGCCCATATTTGTCCATTAGACCAAGCCTGTAGTTACTTAGATGCAGCAGGTAAAGAATTAAAGCTAGATCAAGGTGTCTTGGCAATCCTCAGCAATCCCCGCAAAGTGGTGACAGTTTCCGTACCCGTGAAGTTAGATAATGGTGAAATCCAAGTTCTGGCTGGACATCGGGTGCAGCATTCTGATATTTTAGGCCCCTATAAGGGAGGAATTCGTTACCATCCGGCTGTGACCTTGCGGGAAGTTTCAGCTTTAGCCATGCTAATGACGTGGAAATGTGCATTGTTAGGCATACCTTATGGCGGTGCTAAGGGAGGTATAGCCATAAACCCCAAAAGTTATAGTGTGGGCGAATTGGAAAGAATCAGTCGCCGCTATATCAGCGAATTAATTAAAGATATTGGCCCTTCTGTAGATATACCCGCCCCGGATATGGGTACTTCTGCCCGTGAAATGGCTTGGATGATGGATACTTACTCTGTAAACGTTGGTCATGCTGTTCCAGGTGTTGTTACTGGTAAACCCCTTTCTATTGGTGGTTCCTTGGGGCGGGAAATGGCAACTGGCAGAGGTGTAATGATTATTGTCCGTGAAGCATTAGCCACACAAGCTAAATCCCTCACAGGAGTGCGAGTCGTCATTCAGGGGTTCGGCAATGTGGGGGGCGCAGCAGCGGAATTGTTACATCAGGAGGGAGCAAAGATTTTAGCTGTGTCAACGGGCGCTGGAGGGATTTTTTCGCCAGATGGTCTTGATATTCCAGCATTAAAAGCCTACGCTGCCGAAAATCGGCGAAGTATTGTCGGTTTTCCGCAAACAGTA comes from the Nodularia sp. NIES-3585 genome and includes:
- a CDS encoding folate/biopterin family MFS transporter — its product is MLIDFPGLTKVKDSVKEKIFFGHEPSAELIAILTVYFVQGILGLARLAVSFFLKDELLLSPAQVSALLGIVALPWIIKPVFGFISDGLPIFGYRRRPYLILSGLLGAISWVCLATIVHSSWAATLAIALGSLSVAVSDVIVDSLVVERARAESQAAAGSLQSLCWGASALGGLLTAYFSGMLLEHFTTRTVFWITASFPLIVSAVAWLIAETPIRKNTQENHSNNPLSTKHQLKQLRQAVTQKAIWLPTAFVFVWLATPTADAAFFFFSTNELHFQPEFLGRVRLVTSGASLIGIWIFQRFLKGVSFRTIFAWSTVFSSVLGMTMLLLVTHTNRALGIDDHWFSLGDSLILTVMGQIAYMPVLVLAARLCPPGVEATLFAVLMSVSNLANMVSYEFGAIIMHWLGITETNFELLWLLVIITNLSTLLPLPFIRWLPANDPQADLPSLQPAAVTNEEEPLLPNLVP
- a CDS encoding Glu/Leu/Phe/Val dehydrogenase, with the translated sequence MVLTSPLSLEAATPAHICPLDQACSYLDAAGKELKLDQGVLAILSNPRKVVTVSVPVKLDNGEIQVLAGHRVQHSDILGPYKGGIRYHPAVTLREVSALAMLMTWKCALLGIPYGGAKGGIAINPKSYSVGELERISRRYISELIKDIGPSVDIPAPDMGTSAREMAWMMDTYSVNVGHAVPGVVTGKPLSIGGSLGREMATGRGVMIIVREALATQAKSLTGVRVVIQGFGNVGGAAAELLHQEGAKILAVSTGAGGIFSPDGLDIPALKAYAAENRRSIVGFPQTVPISNADLLTLPCDVLIPAALENQITKENVSQIKATMIAEAANGPVTLEANQFLEVHGVTVLPDILSNAGGVVVSYLEWVQGLSYLFWDEERVNHEMEKLMVQAYQQVIQQSKVRQIPLRLAAYTLGVGRVAQALADRGLYP
- a CDS encoding carotenoid oxygenase family protein — its product is MQTLKTEENLSPKKSYTREDWQGGYKSLTQEYDYWIDDVEGQIPPELHGTLFRNGPGLLDINGQSIHHPFDGDGMISRISFANGRAHFRNRFVRTEGYLAEQEARKILYRGVFGTQKPGGWLANIFNFKIKNIANTNVIYWGGKLLALWEAAEPHQLDPNTLETLGKEYFDGVLSTGEAFSAHPRFDPSCNQDGGAPCLVNFSIKPGLSTTITIFELNPEGKVVRKHAHSVPGFCFIHDFVITPNYCILFQNPVTFNPIPLALGIRAAGECIKFQPNQPTQIIVIPRHTQTGVKILETQAGFVFHHANAFEIDDEIVIDSICYETLPEVEPESDFRQVNFEAISPGQLWRFHVNLESGKVCQKIIESRCCEFPSINPELVGRNYKYLYISAAHEQTGNAPLQALLKIDLKSGERQLWSAAPRGFMGEPIFVPRPDAEKEDDGWVLALVYNAAHHRSDLVILDARDFNQGAIARLHLKHHIPYGLHGNFTTGVAD